CCCATTCAAATCCTGAATAAATGTCTGATTCTGCTGCCGCTGTAAAGCTAATTCTTTTTTGTCCTGCTCCTGCTGCCGCTTTAACATTTTGAAGTATTCCTTTAATTTGCTGCACATATAAATGGTTCTTTTGGCATTTCTGGTTTTCAGAGATACTAATTTTATCAATCCGTTTTGGTACTGCATTTGTCTGTCTATTGTAATGATACCGTTCTTTATATCCACGTTAGACCATTTTAAACCGTAGCACTCATTGATACGCAATCCGCAATACTTTCCCAACATATAAGCTGTTTCTGCATTTGTGCCTTTGAAATAGCTGTCTAGCCGCTCAATCTCTTTATCGTCAAAAGAAACAATGTCTAAATCATCATCAATCTTTAATTTAGGCATGTAGATTTTTGTATCTTTGTTTACGCACAATCTGTTGTAGGAATCCACATCAATATAATTTCTGGAATATGCCTGTCCGAAAATCAGATAAAACATTTTCAAAAAGGATTCTGTATAGGAATAGGCTCTGTTGTCCGTATAATACAGTTCTTCCAAATAATCTTGTATTTCTGCCGCTGTTATTTCATCAATGTATCTTTTCCCAAATCTGGCGCACAGATGATTGTTCCACAAGGAATCCTGCTTTTTGATAGTTGTATAGGCTTTTCCGCTCCTGCCTTTTTCACAGTATTCTTGATATACTTCTGTTACGGTCTTTCTCATAATCGTTTTTTGCGGCGGCAGCAGGGCTTTTGACTTCTCTTGTGCGATTGCTATTTCTCTTGCCTTTGCCGCCTGTTTTGCGGTTTTAAAAGGATTCCCCGATTCATTTTTTAGTTTCTTTGCTTCTTTCCTCTTGCCATTGATAACAATAGCGTAACGATAACCCCAATAACCATTTTCCAACTGATAAACTCCTGCAAATCCTGTTTCCGACATAAATAAAACCTCCTGCTAAGTGTACTTTTGTTGTACTTTCCTTGCAGGAAGTTCTTTGATAGTTCTTATAAAGTTGTACTGAAAAGTGTACCTTTGTTTTCTTGTTATTCCTTGTAAATAAAGAATTTCTAAGGCTGCTAACTTAGACGCAATCCATGACACCGTACATGAGATGGCAAGAGATGAGGCTAGACATGGCAAGGCATTTGAGGGTCTGCTGAAGAGATACTTTGGCTAATTAGAACGGTTATACATTCAGAATTTTTGAGAGGGAACAGCTTTTTGTTCCCTCTCTTTTTTGTCTTATTTTCTCTATTAGTCTGCAGTTTTTTTATTTGCCCTGGCCAGCTTCTAATTCTCTAATATGAGCGGCTAATGCGAGAGCAGCCTTTTTAAAGCATTCCATAGGCGGGTTTGTGATTCCGGCTCCTATCATGCCAACTCCTGCATCCTTGTGGGCGATTGCCGTATTAATTACAGGCAGCATACCGGACTCCAGTACCTTTCTTAAATCAATTCCCACAGGTATTCCCTTAAAATCTAAAATAGGCATTGTTACATTTGGATTTTCCGCTGATGTTATTTCGTACATTTTCTTTGAGGTGTTAATTGCCTCCTCCACAGTTCCGCCTACAAGGGGCACGATGGCTAAAGCTGCGGCCATTGCAAATCCGCCGAAGCCATATGTTTCTGATATTGCTGAATCTCCAATGTCTAACCCTGCATCCTCAGGCTTAAATCCTGCAAATAAGGGGCCGACTACCTTTTGGGAGGGGCCTGTAAACCATGTTTTTCCCTTCATTCCGCTTACTCGGATGCCAAATTCTACTCCGTTTCTGGCCATTGTTGTA
The window above is part of the Lachnoclostridium edouardi genome. Proteins encoded here:
- a CDS encoding tyrosine-type recombinase/integrase, which codes for MSETGFAGVYQLENGYWGYRYAIVINGKRKEAKKLKNESGNPFKTAKQAAKAREIAIAQEKSKALLPPQKTIMRKTVTEVYQEYCEKGRSGKAYTTIKKQDSLWNNHLCARFGKRYIDEITAAEIQDYLEELYYTDNRAYSYTESFLKMFYLIFGQAYSRNYIDVDSYNRLCVNKDTKIYMPKLKIDDDLDIVSFDDKEIERLDSYFKGTNAETAYMLGKYCGLRINECYGLKWSNVDIKNGIITIDRQMQYQNGLIKLVSLKTRNAKRTIYMCSKLKEYFKMLKRQQEQDKKELALQRQQNQTFIQDLNGEMISSLELVNSLPNGKIQTVNSMKYHSRTLQGEHNILFKYHYLRHTYGTNLAALNTPEYLLCNQMGHSNSQVTHKYYIAVSERGIDELLKNLEKM